The Candidatus Palauibacter australiensis nucleotide sequence GGTGAGCGGTGGACGCACCGTCGTCGTCCGACCGCAGATCGAACACCGGCGAACCGGTAATCGGGACGAGATCTGATGACTGGATGGATTCGACACCGGGCGGTCGTCCTGGCGACCGCCGCATTGACGACGGCGGGCGTCTTCGTCGGCGCGCACCTCTCCCTCAAGGAGTCGTCGCCGAAGAAGGATGAGACGATCGCGATCAGCCCCCCGACGATCACGTTGTGGTTCACGGAAGCGCCGCAGATGGCCGGCACGTCCGTCCGTCTCCTGCCGAAAGGGGGCGAACCCCTCGACCTGGAGCCGGCGACCGCCCAGGAGGACGACTCGAGCGTCGTCGTGCTGGATGTCAGCGAGACGCTCGCGGACGGCGACTACGAGGTCATGTGGCGAGCCATGTCGCAGGACGGCCACACGATCCGGGGCGACTTCGGCTTC carries:
- a CDS encoding copper resistance protein CopC, producing the protein MTGWIRHRAVVLATAALTTAGVFVGAHLSLKESSPKKDETIAISPPTITLWFTEAPQMAGTSVRLLPKGGEPLDLEPATAQEDDSSVVVLDVSETLADGDYEVMWRAMSQDGHTIRGDFGFTVQTAR